The following nucleotide sequence is from Zea mays cultivar B73 chromosome 1, Zm-B73-REFERENCE-NAM-5.0, whole genome shotgun sequence.
actccaatccttcccgctgtcgtagcgtcccccacgcctggggtggtaacctcggcgcaccctctcgtcgaggtgggcccgacggtcgcgatgatggtgctcgttgccgaggtggcccggagccgcaggcgcagtgttgcgcgtgctcccggtgtagaccgaggcttcccgcatgaatcaggaagtcgcggcatgaggttccgaggggtatccctgccttcgggaggcagagctctcggcccgtcggaccgcagcgccttccaggagattcttgagctctccctggattcgccgaccctcggtggttgatggctccggcatcgcgcggagaagcatcgctgctgcagccaggttctgaccgaccccactggatgcgggttgcGGCctaaccctgacgtcgttggcgacgcggtgctggagaccctggggcaggtgacgtatttctccggccgggggttggcccgcccatgcctgcccgacgtcccggcggatcggctcaagcgctcctgctccctcgtcgagcctggcctgcgccccgcggacttgctcgagctgtgggtcgtgaccccccgccggaacggggaccacagctagctcccgtgggatgtcagcgcgaggcaccggcctagggagatcaccgtcctccggcatgccgagatgattgccttcggagggatcccctagctcgacatggaagcattcgcggcttgggccgcagtcctcgtcgtcgaggctgcggctaccgtcggaacagtcggagaggcagtagtcacatgcggtcatgaagtcccgcatggcactggggttgccaaatccagagaaatcccaacagatgttggggtcgtcatcttcctcggacccagagggcccgtaggtcgagacgtccgtcagccggtcccaaggcgaccgcatgcgaaaccccagagggtttgatctcgcctctacgagagcgcccgccaaagcaaggtcgctaggcggattgaggctgagtccaaatgacgtaggatgggaatcgatcggtacctttcggtcgacgagcagcgacatagtcacgttggggactgattgcaccgccgtctcaggtacgagggcgacgtcctgcaagctctccgcgagcgcactggcgtcgttcgcttgctcgggattggcgtgccgcggggagacggcgctcgccttcgtctcaaacgcgaggtcgatgcccgacgcgccccccgttggagcgctggggacgtcgactcgctcgacagccgacgaggcgcggcctcccgcttggccttggttgtcccgcctcctcctccgttggcgggggagaggactgggcgagctcgaatgttgttcttccaccatgcggggaagacgtcgtcgattccgccgccggcgggcgggctgtcggtcgccattgtcgttgtcgcgcggcggtggaaggagtatcatgtcgtagctgccgtcgaaggacatgaactcaagactcccgaaacggagcaccgtcccgggtcggagaggttgctggagactgcccatctggagcttgacgggaagctgttcgtcaacacgcagcaggcccctacctggcgcgccaactgtcggcgtttcgagaccggggggtccctaagccgacgagtgaatgtcgctgcgtgccccagcccagatgggtcgatgcgaggccgagcgcgaaggggggaagtgaggtggccggagatgggcgtgagagagttggaaatcccgcggccttcgtgttcgtcccgcgcccaggtcgggtgcgcttgtagtagggggttacaagcgtccacgcgggagagggaagcgagcggccccaagagagcgcttgtcccgtcctcgtccccgcgcggccaaccctctctaagagggccctggtccttccttttataggcgtaaggagaggatccaggtgtacaatgggggtgtagcagagtgctacgtgtctagcgggggagagctagcgccctaagtacatgccgatgtggcagccggagagatcttggcacccagctggtgtgatgtcgtggccgtcggaggagcgacggagcctggcggagggacagctgtcggagtggttgagtccttgctgacgtcctcctgcttccgtaagagagctgagagtcgccgtcgtcacagagcatgcggggcgccatcattgcctatctggcggagctagccagatgggacaccggtcttgttctctgcggcccgagtcggctcggggtagggtgatgatggcgcttcctgttgacgtggctggcctgcgccctaggttgggcgacgtggaggctcctccgaagccgagatcgagtctgtcttccatggccgaggccgagcccgagaccctgggtcaggcgaggcggaggtcgttcggcagaggccagggcggagtccgagccctggggtcgggcgaagcggagttcgtcgtcttttagggctgagcccgagtccgagccctggggtcgggcggagcggagttcgccgtcttccgggacttagcccgagtccgagccctgggtcgggcggagcggagttcgccgtcttccgggacttagcccgagtccgagccctgggtcgggcggagcggagttcaccgtcttccgggacttagcccgagtccgagccctgggtcgggcggagcggagttcgccgtcttccgggacttagcccgagtccgagccctgggtcgggcggagtggagcttcctatggtgcctttggcaggacctgactgcctgtcggtctcactctgtcaagtggcactgcaatcggagtggcgcaggcggcgctgtccttctgtcaggccggtcagtggagcggcgaagtgacagcggtcacttcggctctgccgggggcgtgcgtcaggataaaggtgtcaggccacctttgcgttaaatgctcctgcgattcggttggtcggtgcggcgatttagtgagggttgcttcttagcgaaggcagggcctcgggcgagccggagatgtgtccgccgttggagggggcctcaggcgagacggaaatcctctggggtcggctgcccttgtccgaggctaggctcgggcgaggcatgatcgagtcgctcgaatggactgatccctgacttaatcgcacccatcaggcctttgcagctttatgctgatgggggttaccagctgagaattaagagtcttgagggtacccctaattatggtccccgacagtaattGAGAAAGACAAGGAGGCGATTCGATTTCTCATTATTCATCAATCTCTCTTAGCTAGATACTTCATCGATCTCTTAGCTAGCTACTTATCACAGTCCTTATGACCGATTCTACATTTGAAACGAGAGGAATAAGATGGATTACCAGAGTCATTCATCAAATATGGTGCCCAACAACAACGACAAGTCATCGTCGAGCCGAACGAGCAACAACAGACCCGCTCAAATAATGTGTGCCATCACAACGAACGATTACTgatgtactccctccgtttttcTTTATTTGTCGCTTTTTAGTTCACAAATGAACTATCCGGCATCAAGTACATAAATGTTTGTGTTCTGTACTGCAGCTTTGATAGAAGTATAGTTGCCATAGATGGGGTATCGAACTACTGCCAAGCATATTTGCGGACTACATACGAGAATTATTACGCATCAGCAGTTAGTTGTGTACATGAAAATAAATAAACCATGCGCTCCCCTCTTTATCTTGCTTGTCAAATACCACTACGCGTGTGGACGTCAAAGACAGACGGGCAGGGGTGGTCCCATCCATCGTCTCTCTCCCACTTGCCAACCAGTAGCTAAAGCTGCTCTGAATCCAACAAGGAAACTGATTCCTCGTATACATAATCAGCACAGAACAAATTACTACATTTATATATGTAATCTCCGCACCAGAGTGCTAACAAAAGAACATAGTTTTTTCTCCATACACAGCCAAGCCAAACCTACCCTTGTTGATGAGACAGCAAATCTACACATTGAGGAATGcaccaaagaaaaagaaaaaaaaaggcgtATGAGATATCTCACAGAATAGTACACTACAGACATAGTAACAAGGTTCCTACCAGCCTGCCTGGATACATAAATCGCTATTCCATCTATTAACTTAAACCAAAGAAGCATACAATGATGTACCACAATATAATATATGATGGGCAAAGTACACGCACCAATGTTAGCAAAGTACACCGAGCACAAGAGCCGCTGCTAACACATCCAGGCAACCACAGCTGCTGAGAGACCCCCAGCAGCAGTCATGCGGCAAAACTGACTGTCTACTACCACAAATCTTGGAATCAGCATCATGTGGAGGTAACCAAAAATAAAATTACAGCAGGCACCTTCTTTCACCACCCTGGAAGAAAACTTGGACGTCGAGGGCTCCAGAGGTATTCCGATGCCGGACCAACAAACAGGAAGCTACATTAGAGAGCTGAATCAACAAGGAACACTACGAATCTACCATCTCGTCTTGCAACTCGCTAGGGGCAATGAGCCCCGGAATGGCAAGCATACGTTGGCGCTCCCTCTCTCTTTGGGCAGCAGCCTCTTCCGCGTATAGATCCTTGTTATCCTGAAAGCCAGGACATGTCCATCACAAGACAAAATCACTTGTAAACACAAGGCAGCAGCAGGAACAGAATTCGTCGCCAATCTGCTGGTGGCGCCAAGGGCCTATCCACTCCACAAGAACCATAGTATATGGTAAGCAAGAAATGCATCCTTATTCCTAGAGTCTATCTGTCACATCCCTACTTATCTCTCCTGGTTTGCCTCAAAAAATGCAATAATAATTAGGATGAAAGGTTACCTGAACTGAGAACTCCTTGGACTGCACCAGGAAGTCTCTAATATGGTTTTTGAAGCTTGGAAGATCAAGTTTTGAACTAAGAAGACCATCTACAAACTTTGTCACCTATCCGAAAAATTCATGTTAGGTTTGTGGCAACTCATGTAACAACCAAACCACTCTATGCCTGCAGTCATACCTCGGTTACTGTCATGTTAGGAAATGATGTCCCTAAGAGCTTTATGGTGTAATCTCGAACAAACATAGCATTATCCGTATATTGGTAAGGTACAGAAGACGCGTCCCATAGAGGCTCCGTTAGACCATCAACCTACATATAAGCAAATCCAACAATTAGAGGAACAAATAAAATGAAGGGTTACCGGGGGAAGTGATATAAGCATACCGCACAAAACAAGTGTTGCAGCACCGAAACATGAAGCTTGAAACCAGGTTTGTGGAATGTGTCTGTGAGgactgcaaaaatctcttgctcaatTGTCAAAAAGTAGGTTTTGTAGAATTGGTTTTGGAATCCTGAAgcctgcaaacagataaaatgggAGAGTTGGCTTCCGTGTAGTTATATAATGACAGCATTGGACGGAACGTGTTTTCCCACCTGGAATTTTTTCAAGATCTCCAACAACAGGCTAAGGCCAGTCTCTGCAATATTTCTCTCTGTATGTCTGAACGCCCAATTAATTGAATCGATCACAAGCTTCAATTGCTGAAACAGGAAGTCAAGTAATAATCATATATAACATAAGAATTCAAAGTTGACAATATTTCACATCAACGCCTCAAAACAAGGGGTTACTACTAACCTGACTTGAAAGCTGGATTAATGCTTGGAAGCAATGGGTGCCAATTGCACGAAGCAAAGAAAAAAATTTGAGGCGGTGCTCAGGATAATCTTCAAAGTTCTTAGTAATCATCTGATGAGAAAGAGAATAAACAACTAAATGCTATGTCAAGATGTACTTGAAAAGAAAATCAGTAACAAAAGCAACTTAATAGTAGCATTCGTACCTCAAGGGTGCACTGGAAAACAGCCTCAAATATACGAGGCACATCCTCAAGCATTTCCCCTTTGTACCTGCAGGAAAGAATTAACCTTTCGAATTGATGCaaaagataaaattaatgagaaaTGGCCACGAATGCAGAAAAATTTTAACCGTTATAATTGATGCAAAGATGCAATTAATGAGAAATAGCCAAGAATGGAAATACATGAATTCAATTGTGGCTCTAGACATCCGACGTGACTTTTTTAAGAGGAATTAATTTAAAAAAATTCAGGTGCAGCTTCGTTTGGAAAAAAATCGGCATGTGACCATGGTACAGAATGAACAAAGAACAGGCATACTATACTTGTTAATGATTGTTGCAAACAAGGACAGAACTTCAGACTCCCTTGCATCGGGTACATTTCTAGCATAATCACCAAGAACAGGATCCATCATTGGTGGTACAAACTGCTTTCCTATATGTGGCAAATCTTCCGCCTTGTCCACAAAAGTCTCGATCAACTTTAGGGTTTCCCTCTTGACAGATCTGCCACAAATACAATTAATTTAGTAAAAAGACAATGAGATATTCAAAATCATGTTTCCGCTTAAGGGACATCTACATAAAAAACAAAGTACTGACAGCAAAGAAGTTATTTATAATACTACTGATGCattgcaaaaatggattactTATTTCACATGGAAACATATCAAGTGCAAACCAACCTATTGGTGCAAACCAACACAAGAATGAAGGTGGGAGAACCTTTTTAAAAATATCCAGGGGAGGTGGAAGTCTTGATTTGAAATATGATATTTTTTAAAAGGTCCTCCCGCCTCCATTCTTGTGTTGGTTTGTTCCCTATTCACATATCTCTAACTTATGTCATCCTATACAGCCATTAGGCAAGGTAACCAATGTAATTACAGCAGACCATTCTACAGGTACCCTATGGCCTATGCTCCACACCCACGACAGAGATCACCTCAAAGGAAATAATATTTTTTTAAATACAGAAAGCAATAGTTCATACCTCAAGAGTTTTACAAATGACGTCCTTGAGGCAAAGGGTCCTCCTTCAGCAATCGTGCTTGATACAAGCTCGCTGTACATTCTGATATGAAGAAAATGCATGACAGGAAGGAGAGAATTCATTAGCTAGTGAAGCTTTAGCACTGAAGAAATAAGGAGATGAATGCACCAGTGCTATCACAACAAAAAAAAGGGAAACACTGTGAGTAAAGTGGGGGTGGGGGGGGGGCTATGATTTTTCAGCAAACTAAAAAAGGGAAAAATGTTTTGGCTAGAATGTAATACTGTTGGAGGCTAGCCCAGAGCAGAGCAGTCATGTAACTACACAAAGTGATTTTAGCCACATGTTCTAGGTAAAGGGTACATACAAGTGCTCTGAAGACCTGGTATCTAACCTTGGGAGATGCAAGCTAAAACATTGGTAACAGATGATGCAAGCATGCAGCATACATACCTGTAGACTGTTAGCATGTCCAAGAAAATTAGTGAAATCTGTGGGAAGAAGTGTGGCCCAAGTGAGCTCGCAACACTTGTGTTTGTCTGCAAGCACATATAACAGTTGTCAGTACCCCACTACCCTAGTAGACATGTCAAGGGTAAAAGCAAGCCAATGAATCAAAGGCAGTGTTTCCAATTAGCACAAATTGAGAAAATGCAACAAATAATGTATAGTTGTTGACAGTCTCCAAATAGTGTTTGGAACAAATGCCATATTAAGCCGCTATGTTAGACTTGAAACTCACTTTTGAATCATGAGGTCAAGCTACCACTAGAAACAATCAATACTTCGTGGTCTAAACAAAGTAAAGGATATTCTAAATCACTTGAGAAAAAACCTGATATTCACAAAGCAAACCAGCAGAGCACATAATTGCTCATCAAACCTATTCAGAAATAGCCACAACTCAAATTTGCAGTAAAGATCAGCTGCCACTCCAATGCATCAAAAAATCATTCAAAACATGGTGGGCAACCAAATTTTTAAAGATTTCAAAACTGTGACAGCAGCCATTTACATTCAAAAGTTGGGGTTTAACTTTAACaagatacgcagctctcctgcgttttcGGGAAAAAAAACTTTAACAAGATGAGACAGACTTAGAATGGGCAAAAGCATTTCCTGGCCTGGCACCCACAAATGACACCAATCTAGAAATGATGTATTATACTCCAATAAACAATTCATTGGCGGTTCAGATGCATGGTACTTGTAAGACATCATGTGCAACTTAGGGCCTGTTTCGAAGTAAAGAATTTTTATACTTTCTAGGCAATACCATGGTTTATAGGAATACCAGAGTAATTTATGCCATAAGGTGTTTGGTTGCATTCCTAAAAGCTATGTTTTTAAAACCATGATATTTTAAATACCATGGTATTTTTGGAGTATCGGAAACTCCACTTCGACCCAATATTTTCATGGCATGGCTAGTTTTTTCCTAAATACAATGGTTTACTATGTTGTATCCAAATAATGTTTTTTAAAAAACATGGTATTCTTGGAGCTGGCCAAAACTATGGTATTGTCATGACAATCGCAAAGTATAGTATTGTAAAACCATGGTTCTGAGAAGCATTGTTGCCAATCAGACCCTTAAATGATCCTTGACCAGCATTGATGAAACTTAAGAATAAAGCAGAAGTTGTAAAATAGGATATTTTTCAGATTACATTTTTGTTACCTGTAGAATGTTGAGAACTGATCGGATAACATCTTGGTTCTTCAGGATATCAATACTTTGGCTTGCCTGTCCGATTATTTCTGCCCACTTCTGTAAAATCATGAAACCAAAGTGTAACCAAGGTAAAATCGTATTCAAGAAGCCATAGCTAAAACGAGTGCATGCTACTATGCTAGAATACGAAACAAGAAACCTGGTTAGGAAGGCTCATCAATCTCTTGAGGTATTCATCCCTATTAGTGTTGTCAGATTCAGCTTGGATCATATGGCCAACCTGAGCGGTGAGCACAGAAAATGTTTTTAAAAAATAATTAATGATGGATTATTTTATTGAACCAGTTTTTCCCGTTCATGTTCAACATACTGATTCGTAAAACGTATGAATCTGATGTGGCTCAAGATCGGCGATGGTTGTAGCAAGGTTGGACAGAAGTTCAGAAACAAATGGTTCATTCTCGCCCACCTGGAGAAAATGTGCAAATGTGAAAATCAAAACCTGGCAAAGATCTAAGGAGGATTATTTATATGTAAGAATTTGAGACTAGCGAAACAAATTTTGTAGGTCATGATGGGTAAGTTGAACCAACCCCGCAAGAGTTCACTTTTAAAACAACAAAAAAAGAAATATCAACTACAAGCATATAGACCTCTGGGAAAAGTCTTGAACTTACCTGTTGTGTCACAAACTTGCGCTTGCATTTTTGAACAATTTTCAGGAAGGTATCACATGCCATATCCTGCCACAAGCCACAGCACATATCACACATGGTATTCATTGAAGACATTATTGAAAACGCTGACTTAAGTGAATATGCAAATGGAGGCCCAAATACAAAAGGGTAAGAGAGGCATCAAGCCATCAACTACCAAATAAGGTCAAGGTACAAACAAAAGGATGAGAAATGACTTGTTAAACCACATACTCAAACAAGAAATGATGGCCATGCATTCGAGAAAAACAAAAAGATGACCAGACTACATAAACAATAAAAAGATGCATCTTTGCCAACtcaaagaatacaaaggcaaaacTGACCTGAACTCCAGGATGCATCTCATGCATGAACTCAAACAATTTGTTGACCACAGTTTTCAAAAACTTCCAATGAGCCCTGAGAAATCTTGGATACTGACCAACAACATACCTAACAATTACATCACAAATCAGCAAattataataaataaaataatcatATACATGTGATAAATGGAAGATAAATGCTTTATTACATAATGTTACTTGCAATCACAGCTTTATTGTCCTTTCCCTTTGTGATTTCACAGAGGTTTAGCAAATCACGAATAACCATAACCAGAAATCTATTCTCCTGCAACATACCCATGAGATGAAATTAGAATTCCAGTACACTACATCCAACATTAgctgcgaaagggcctctagcgtgtaatggttaaggcttccgagtagcacccTCCAGGTCCCGGGTTCGATCCCCCTCAGGGGCGAATttcaggcttggttaaaaaatcccctcgttgtgccccgcccgctcccgggttacgtcctgcgcgccACCCTCCATCTGGGCCGCTGCAGAGTGGGCGGTGATggcccgctagtgatgggggGGTCAGGGCTTTTCTCGGACAGGACCATGTTTTGGTCACTGGaagggcggtctttccctccccggccgagtttttACATCCAACATTAGCTAAGGATTGATACTTCCATAATTGTTTCTCAGAAGCAAGAGAAGGGTCAGAACAACATACAAACCTGCTCCTCTACCATAGAACCTGATATTGATCCAATAGCCCAACAGAGAGTATTAAGGTTATTCCAACTCCAGTCTTCTCCATTTAATTGCTTGCTTAGTTTCTTCAACATCTGAAATTCCAAAGTAAACTATCCTAAGTGCTGGGTAAATTCACAAACGGCAATAATAGAACAAGAACTGCTATTCACTATGGCCTTCATCACAGTTACATTGAATCAGGCCTTCTAACCATAAAAGTACAAGCTACAACGTAAGCACCATAAACCACTTCTGAAATTAACTAACTGTTACAAGCTTCATTCATTTAGTATTATTTTCTGAGCAAGTTAAGCATACAGTACTATTAATTACATTTTGTTCTTAAACACAAGTATCCGTGAACACACCTGTTGTTCTGTGTCCTCGTGATCAAGATGGGATAAATAGATCAGTGTTTCCCTCATGATCTGATATCATCCAAAATAATGGCAATTTCAACATCAGACAGAAGGTTACAAAGCTTATAAAGCAAAAGGCATATGAATTGCAGGGCGGTACGAAATTAGGCAATCCTTTTACTAACCTTGTACTGAACAAGAACGTCGTTGTCTTTCATTGTCTCGCGTACAATATTGCCGTTTTCGTCTTCAACAATAAGTACTTCCTCAGGCTTTGCCATACGGCAAATCATCAGCATCCGTAGTTTCGAGAGTGGGCCAGAGTAAAGCTGTCTCCTCTGTTTAACAGCTGTGCCCCCATCTACCATTCCAGGAACCATCTGCGCCTACAGCATGGTTTTAATAAAATTCAAAGTCAGAACAAAACACTAAGTAGAGACATCGAACTAAGAAAAAAAAAGATCCCAAAGAAAGGCAGTCTACATAGGAGCAACTAAAACTATCATAAAACCCAAATGGGAAAGGACGCTGAAGAAACGTCACAACAATGTATGATAAGTAGAAAGTCATTATTCGTTTATTAAGGCAATGTTCCAAAAGTTAAATAAAAGCACCTGAAGCCCCATCATGCTTACAGTTACTGCAGGTTCCATTTGATTGTGTGCTTCAAATAGCTCTAATACAAATACATTCCAGTAATCCAAGGACACCTGTAAAGTTTCATAAGAAGGCCTGTAAATTATCCAATGTTGTAAGATGGTCTTACAGCATATTTCTGTGACAAAAATATTTCAGCATCCCTACCTTAAAAACCTCTGTATCGTCAACATATGAAATTCCAATAAGGTACTCGAGACCCATAAGCAAAGCAGCAATATTTTCTTGAGTTGTTTCCAGTATACGCATGT
It contains:
- the LOC100384227 gene encoding Protein EXPORTIN 1A, whose translation is MAEKLRDLSQPVDVTLLDATVAAFYGTGSKEERSAADQILRDLQNNPDMWLQVVHILQNSQNLNTKFFALQILESVIKYRWNALPVDQRDGIKNYISDVIVQLSSNEVTFRQERLYVNKLNIILVQVLKHEWPARWSSFIPDLVAAAKSSETLCENCMAILKLLSEEIFDFSRGEMTQQKIKELKSSLNSEFRLIHELCLYVLSATQRPELIRATLATLHAFLSWIPVGFIFESPLLETLLKFFPMAAYRNLTLQCLTEVAALQFGDFYNVQYVKTYTFFIIQLQAILPPEKIPDVYANGSTEEQAFIQNLALFFTSFFKNHMRILETTQENIAALLMGLEYLIGISYVDDTEVFKVSLDYWNVFVLELFEAHNQMEPAVTVSMMGLQAQMVPGMVDGGTAVKQRRQLYSGPLSKLRMLMICRMAKPEEVLIVEDENGNIVRETMKDNDVLVQYKIMRETLIYLSHLDHEDTEQQMLKKLSKQLNGEDWSWNNLNTLCWAIGSISGSMVEEQENRFLVMVIRDLLNLCEITKGKDNKAVIASNIMYVVGQYPRFLRAHWKFLKTVVNKLFEFMHEMHPGVQDMACDTFLKIVQKCKRKFVTQQVGENEPFVSELLSNLATTIADLEPHQIHTFYESVGHMIQAESDNTNRDEYLKRLMSLPNQKWAEIIGQASQSIDILKNQDVIRSVLNILQTNTSVASSLGPHFFPQISLIFLDMLTVYRMYSELVSSTIAEGGPFASRTSFVKLLRSVKRETLKLIETFVDKAEDLPHIGKQFVPPMMDPVLGDYARNVPDARESEVLSLFATIINKYKGEMLEDVPRIFEAVFQCTLEMITKNFEDYPEHRLKFFSLLRAIGTHCFQALIQLSSQQLKLVIDSINWAFRHTERNIAETGLSLLLEILKKFQASGFQNQFYKTYFLTIEQEIFAVLTDTFHKPGFKLHVSVLQHLFCAVDGLTEPLWDASSVPYQYTDNAMFVRDYTIKLLGTSFPNMTVTEVTKFVDGLLSSKLDLPSFKNHIRDFLVQSKEFSVQDNKDLYAEEAAAQRERERQRMLAIPGLIAPSELQDEMVDS
- the LOC100384227 gene encoding protein EXPORTIN 1A isoform X3 yields the protein MAEKLRDLSQPVDVTLLDATVAAFYGTGSKEERSAADQILRDLQNNPDMWLQVVHILQNSQNLNTKFFALQILESVIKYRWNALPVDQRDGIKNYISDVIVQLSSNEVTFRQERLYVNKLNIILVQVLKHEWPARWSSFIPDLVAAAKSSETLCENCMAILKLLSEEIFDFSRGEMTQQKIKELKSSLNSEFRLIHELCLYVLSATQRPELIRATLATLHAFLSWIPVGFIFESPLLETLLKFFPMAAYRNLTLQCLTEVAALQFGDFYNVQYVKTYTFFIIQLQAILPPEKIPDVYANGSTEEQAFIQNLALFFTSFFKNHMRILETTQENIAALLMGLEYLIGISYVDDTEVFKVSLDYWNVFVLELFEAHNQMEPAVTAQMVPGMVDGGTAVKQRRQLYSGPLSKLRMLMICRMAKPEEVLIVEDENGNIVRETMKDNDVLVQYKIMRETLIYLSHLDHEDTEQQMLKKLSKQLNGEDWSWNNLNTLCWAIGSISGSMVEEQENRFLVMVIRDLLNLCEITKGKDNKAVIASNIMYVVGQYPRFLRAHWKFLKTVVNKLFEFMHEMHPGVQDMACDTFLKIVQKCKRKFVTQQVGENEPFVSELLSNLATTIADLEPHQIHTFYESVGHMIQAESDNTNRDEYLKRLMSLPNQKWAEIIGQASQSIDILKNQDVIRSVLNILQTNTSVASSLGPHFFPQISLIFLDMLTVYRMYSELVSSTIAEGGPFASRTSFVKLLRSVKRETLKLIETFVDKAEDLPHIGKQFVPPMMDPVLGDYARNVPDARESEVLSLFATIINKYKGEMLEDVPRIFEAVFQCTLEMITKNFEDYPEHRLKFFSLLRAIGTHCFQALIQLSSQQLKLVIDSINWAFRHTERNIAETGLSLLLEILKKFQASGFQNQFYKTYFLTIEQEIFAVLTDTFHKPGFKLHVSVLQHLFCAVDGLTEPLWDASSVPYQYTDNAMFVRDYTIKLLGTSFPNMTVTEVTKFVDGLLSSKLDLPSFKNHIRDFLVQSKEFSVQDNKDLYAEEAAAQRERERQRMLAIPGLIAPSELQDEMVDS
- the LOC100384227 gene encoding protein EXPORTIN 1A isoform X1, producing the protein MAEKLRDLSQPVDVTLLDATVAAFYGTGSKEERSAADQILRDLQNNPDMWLQVVHILQNSQNLNTKFFALQILESVIKYRWNALPVDQRDGIKNYISDVIVQLSSNEVTFRQERLYVNKLNIILVQVLKHEWPARWSSFIPDLVAAAKSSETLCENCMAILKLLSEEIFDFSRGEMTQQKIKELKSSLNSEFRLIHELCLYVLSATQRPELIRATLATLHAFLSWIPVGFIFESPLLETLLKFFPMAAYRNLTLQCLTEVAALQFGDFYNVQYVKTYTFFIIQLQAILPPEKIPDVYANGSTEEQAFIQNLALFFTSFFKNHMRILETTQENIAALLMGLEYLIGISYVDDTEVFKVSLDYWNVFVLELFEAHNQMEPAVTVSMMGLQAQMVPGMVDGGTAVKQRRQLYSGPLSKLRMLMICRMAKPEEVLIVEDENGNIVRETMKDNDVLVQYKIMRETLIYLSHLDHEDTEQQMLKKLSKQLNGEDWSWNNLNTLCWAIGSISGSMVEEQENRFLVMVIRDLLNLCEITKGKDNKAVIASNIMYVVGQYPRFLRAHWKFLKTVVNKLFEFMHEMHPGVQDMACDTFLKIVQKCKRKFVTQQVGENEPFVSELLSNLATTIADLEPHQIHTFYESVGHMIQAESDNTNRDEYLKRLMSLPNQKWAEIIGQASQSIDILKNQDVIRSVLNILQTNTSVASSLGPHFFPQISLIFLDMLTVYRMYSELVSSTIAEGGPFASRTSFVKLLRSVKRETLKLIETFVDKAEDLPHIGKQFVPPMMDPVLGDYARNVPDARESEVLSLFATIINKYKGEMLEDVPRIFEAVFQCTLEMITKNFEDYPEHRLKFFSLLRAIGTHCFQALIQLSSQQLKLVIDSINWAFRHTERNIAETGLSLLLEILKKFQASGFQNQFYKTYFLTIEQEIFAVLTDTFHKPGFKLHVSVLQHLFCAVDGLTEPLWDASSVPYQYTDNAMFVRDYTIKLLGTSFPNMTVTEVTKFVDGLLSSKLDLPSFKNHIRDFLVQSKEFSVQALGATSRLATNSVPAAALCLQVILSCDGHVLAFRITRIYTRKRLLPKERGSANVCLPFRGSLPLASCKTRW